From the genome of Psychrilyobacter atlanticus DSM 19335, one region includes:
- a CDS encoding efflux RND transporter periplasmic adaptor subunit, giving the protein MKKIIAGLTAVVLIGGGFFYYKTNPNKEISNKYQIFSVKKSTFKKIVEADGVVQARDTKLVYADRSLKVDEVFYSAGDYVKKGEVIMTFDPEDKNTVIRNLKKEQINLKKLERNLKNAVSMFEVGGSSQVEIEDLEFDIRKSKLDIEGLQEELSKMLDEIKSPFDGTIISMIAEANYRVNTEVELFEVADLSDLIVVANVPEYSIHGISLGQDVRIRPDAYQEEFHGVVSKISTLSSATVSNSSNNNNSSTASDTEAYVEVEITIENLPKELRPGFNSSVDIIVSSIDDVVSIPRVSVLEDGKGYYVFILNAEQKIRKNYISIKDSNSSMVAVDNLEDDISILKNPYAALENGQEVKTGNGRGKKKGQGES; this is encoded by the coding sequence ATGAAGAAAATTATTGCAGGGCTGACAGCTGTGGTATTGATAGGAGGAGGTTTTTTCTATTATAAAACTAATCCCAATAAAGAAATATCTAATAAATATCAAATATTCAGTGTAAAAAAATCTACATTCAAAAAGATAGTGGAAGCCGATGGAGTAGTACAGGCAAGGGATACAAAACTCGTGTATGCCGATAGGTCCCTCAAGGTAGATGAAGTTTTTTACAGTGCCGGAGACTATGTAAAAAAAGGTGAGGTTATCATGACATTTGATCCTGAGGACAAAAATACCGTCATCAGAAACTTAAAAAAAGAGCAAATAAATCTAAAAAAATTGGAAAGAAACCTGAAAAATGCTGTCTCTATGTTTGAAGTAGGAGGATCTTCCCAGGTGGAGATAGAGGATCTAGAGTTCGATATAAGAAAGTCTAAATTAGATATTGAAGGCCTTCAGGAGGAGTTATCTAAGATGTTAGATGAGATTAAGAGTCCTTTCGACGGGACAATCATATCTATGATTGCAGAGGCTAACTACAGAGTAAACACCGAGGTAGAACTATTTGAGGTAGCCGATCTTTCAGACCTTATTGTAGTTGCCAATGTACCGGAGTATAGTATTCACGGTATATCATTGGGCCAAGATGTGAGAATAAGACCAGATGCCTATCAGGAGGAGTTTCATGGTGTTGTTAGTAAAATATCGACCCTTTCTTCTGCTACAGTATCAAACTCTTCCAATAACAACAACAGTTCCACTGCAAGTGATACTGAAGCCTACGTAGAGGTAGAAATCACAATAGAAAATCTACCTAAGGAACTTCGTCCTGGATTTAATTCATCGGTAGATATAATTGTAAGCTCCATAGATGATGTTGTTTCTATCCCAAGAGTCTCTGTTCTAGAGGACGGAAAGGGTTACTATGTATTTATTTTGAATGCTGAACAGAAAATAAGAAAAAACTATATCAGTATAAAGGACAGTAATAGCAGTATGGTTGCAGTAGATAATTTAGAAGACGATATTTCAATCTTAAAGAATCCTTATGCTGCTTTAGAAAATGGCCAGGAGGTCAAAACAGGAAATGGCAGGGGTAAAAAGAAAGGCCAGGGTGAAAGTTAA
- a CDS encoding ABC transporter ATP-binding protein, producing the protein MSNLINYRDRETVIEITQLDKIYRTGDLTLKALDDVSYTIKNGEFVAIMGHSGSGKSTMMNILGCLDTPTSGTYKLDGIDTSNLNDNQLAEVRNKKIGFVFQSFNLLPKLKSWENVALPLVYSGIHAKLRKERALEALKSVGLENRANHKPNELSGGQRQRVAIARALVVNPEIIMADEPTGNLDSASEAEIIDIFKKLNNEGATIVMVTHEDNVGANCKRIIRFHDGKLIKNEVIDHEFYRDI; encoded by the coding sequence ATGAGTAATCTTATAAATTACAGGGATAGGGAGACAGTCATTGAAATAACCCAGTTAGATAAAATATATCGAACTGGAGACCTTACATTAAAAGCATTAGATGATGTTTCCTATACTATCAAAAATGGGGAATTTGTAGCTATTATGGGGCATAGCGGAAGCGGAAAATCTACCATGATGAATATCTTAGGCTGCCTGGACACTCCTACCTCCGGGACTTATAAATTAGATGGGATCGATACGTCTAATTTAAATGACAATCAATTGGCAGAAGTCAGGAATAAAAAGATAGGATTTGTATTTCAGTCCTTCAACCTCCTGCCTAAATTAAAATCCTGGGAAAATGTAGCTCTTCCATTGGTTTACAGCGGAATACATGCAAAACTCAGAAAGGAGAGAGCTCTAGAGGCCCTAAAAAGTGTCGGGCTGGAAAATAGAGCCAACCATAAGCCAAATGAACTATCTGGAGGGCAGCGTCAAAGAGTGGCTATCGCAAGGGCCTTAGTTGTAAACCCTGAAATTATTATGGCAGATGAACCTACTGGAAATCTAGATTCTGCATCTGAAGCAGAGATAATAGATATATTTAAAAAACTTAATAATGAAGGAGCTACTATAGTTATGGTTACCCATGAGGATAACGTAGGAGCAAACTGTAAAAGGATTATCCGATTCCACGATGGGAAATTAATAAAAAACGAGGTAATAGATCATGAATTTTATAGAGATATTTAA
- the fabV gene encoding enoyl-ACP reductase FabV, whose amino-acid sequence MIIKPRVRGSLALNCHPMGCKKIVEDQIKVAKNSKQYEGAKKVLILGASSGYGLSTRISLAFGGSKSDTIGVSFEKEGTEKKVGSAGWYNNIWFKEAAEKEGLVAKNFIGDAFSHDMRKEVIEYIKDEFGGKIDLLIYSVASGVRQDPDTGVVHRSCIKPINEEFGGYTLNIQKEEIEYLSVDSATEEEIENTVKVMGGEDWSHWVNALVDEGVCNDGFKSVAYSYIGGDITRAVYRDGTIGRAKEHLENSAIKLNTLVSEKLGGEAYTSVNRAITTKASAFIPCFSIYASVLFKVMAEKGQEEPCMEHTHRLLADMIYGDSPNFDVQGRMRPDSWELSNDIQEESVNIYKDITEENFKELCDFKLYKKYFMNLNGFEADGIDYNEDVDLEWLSTLRP is encoded by the coding sequence ATGATAATTAAACCAAGAGTAAGAGGAAGTTTAGCTCTAAACTGCCATCCCATGGGATGTAAAAAAATAGTTGAAGATCAAATTAAGGTTGCAAAAAATAGTAAGCAGTATGAAGGTGCGAAAAAAGTACTGATTTTAGGAGCGTCTTCAGGATATGGATTATCTACTAGAATTTCATTAGCATTTGGTGGAAGTAAATCTGATACCATTGGAGTCTCATTTGAAAAAGAAGGGACAGAGAAAAAAGTTGGAAGTGCTGGTTGGTATAACAACATTTGGTTTAAAGAGGCCGCGGAAAAAGAAGGCTTAGTTGCTAAAAACTTTATTGGGGATGCTTTTTCCCATGATATGAGAAAAGAAGTTATTGAATATATAAAAGATGAATTTGGAGGGAAAATTGACCTTCTAATATATAGTGTCGCTTCTGGAGTAAGACAAGATCCTGATACTGGAGTTGTTCATAGATCTTGCATCAAACCTATAAATGAAGAATTTGGTGGATATACATTAAATATTCAAAAAGAAGAGATCGAGTATTTAAGTGTTGACTCTGCGACAGAGGAAGAAATTGAAAATACTGTAAAAGTTATGGGCGGAGAAGACTGGAGCCATTGGGTAAATGCTTTAGTAGATGAAGGTGTTTGTAACGATGGATTTAAAAGTGTAGCTTATTCATATATTGGCGGAGATATAACTCGTGCAGTATATAGAGATGGAACTATCGGTAGAGCAAAAGAACATTTAGAAAATAGCGCTATAAAATTAAATACTTTGGTTAGTGAGAAATTGGGCGGAGAAGCGTATACTTCTGTCAACAGAGCAATCACCACAAAGGCCAGTGCATTTATTCCATGTTTTTCTATCTATGCTTCTGTATTATTCAAAGTTATGGCAGAAAAAGGACAGGAAGAGCCGTGTATGGAACACACTCACAGACTTCTTGCTGACATGATATATGGAGATTCTCCTAATTTTGATGTACAAGGTAGAATGAGACCAGATTCTTGGGAATTAAGCAATGATATCCAGGAAGAAAGTGTGAATATCTATAAAGATATTACAGAAGAGAACTTCAAAGAGTTATGCGATTTTAAATTATATAAAAAATATTTTATGAATTTAAATGGTTTTGAAGCAGATGGGATCGATTATAATGAGGATGTAGATCTAGAGTGGTTGTCAACTTTAAGACCTTAA
- a CDS encoding ABC transporter permease: MNFIEIFKSSIQSLIGNKMRSLLTMLGIIIGISSVIAMSAIGKGGEEKITGNLANSGFGVYEINVDTDADEYKSIYSLDREDIEDIKYNIDGIEAITPSIRERISIKNKTGPDVRRMALVYSTTPDFEKVDRVNYIEGRPILSIEYEEGSPVIVIDHLTAKKLFNSESPLGKKISLEFRSLKKVKEFVIVGVFQHPDSAMNEIGLSRMMPTFTRIPLAQMERIKGTKNYETLVVMPEDPLMGKDILVRVIQQLESRNHSNIYDYEEKIPRGSELKSILETLNIFILFVAGISLFVGGIGVMNIMLVSVTERIKEIGIRKAIGAQSKDILFQFLTESIILSLVGGGLGIVIGYLISNIIGYFINISPIVSPAIVLISVIISTLIGLIFGVYPARQASRLNPIDALRNE, from the coding sequence ATGAATTTTATAGAGATATTTAAGAGTTCAATTCAGTCTTTAATAGGTAATAAGATGAGATCACTTCTAACTATGCTGGGAATAATTATTGGAATATCTTCAGTCATAGCAATGTCTGCCATTGGTAAAGGAGGAGAGGAAAAAATCACCGGGAATTTAGCTAATAGTGGATTTGGTGTCTATGAAATAAATGTCGATACCGATGCTGATGAATATAAAAGCATCTATTCATTGGACAGGGAAGACATTGAAGATATTAAATATAATATAGATGGAATTGAAGCTATAACACCTAGTATACGTGAAAGGATCTCCATTAAAAATAAGACGGGGCCGGATGTCAGAAGGATGGCTCTTGTTTATTCTACTACTCCTGATTTTGAAAAAGTAGACAGGGTAAACTATATAGAAGGAAGACCTATTTTAAGTATTGAGTATGAAGAAGGCTCACCTGTTATCGTAATAGATCATCTTACGGCAAAAAAACTCTTCAATTCAGAATCACCCTTAGGAAAGAAAATAAGTTTGGAGTTTCGGTCTCTAAAAAAAGTAAAAGAGTTTGTCATTGTAGGAGTATTTCAACATCCAGATTCTGCTATGAATGAGATTGGTTTGTCCAGGATGATGCCTACCTTTACCAGGATACCTCTAGCTCAGATGGAAAGGATAAAAGGGACAAAAAATTATGAAACTCTCGTAGTCATGCCAGAAGACCCCCTTATGGGAAAAGATATCCTTGTAAGGGTTATTCAGCAATTGGAATCAAGAAATCATTCTAACATCTATGATTATGAGGAAAAAATCCCCAGGGGAAGTGAATTAAAAAGTATTTTAGAAACACTAAATATATTTATCCTGTTTGTTGCTGGGATCTCTCTTTTTGTAGGAGGAATAGGTGTCATGAATATAATGCTTGTCAGTGTCACTGAAAGGATAAAAGAGATAGGTATTAGAAAAGCTATTGGAGCTCAAAGTAAAGATATCCTATTTCAATTTTTAACAGAGTCTATAATTTTATCTTTAGTAGGAGGGGGACTGGGGATTGTCATAGGTTATCTAATATCTAATATCATAGGTTATTTTATAAATATATCACCGATTGTTTCCCCTGCAATTGTATTAATCTCAGTTATCATCTCAACCTTAATAGGGCTTATCTTTGGGGTTTATCCAGCCAGACAGGCATCGAGGTTAAATCCTATCGATGCTTTGAGGAATGAATAA
- a CDS encoding YihY/virulence factor BrkB family protein: protein MELTIKKFIQGIRKQISQSNKLVFKILKLILFTFENYKKSRSDLWSSALTFYSLLTIVPVIAIAFVVTRGFGVEKLIKDELYKTFFLQDEILDQILIFSQRTLENTKGELIAGTGILFLIWSVIKIFSAVERSFNEIWKVQESRSFVRKLTDYMSLIFLFPLIVVLSNGLSAILQIFILKIHPGLIGVLNFIPQVLIIIFFTLIYLIIPNTKVKLSTAFIAGLFSGVVFQITQSIFIHLQVSLLNYNAIYGSFSLIPIFIMWQKIVWFIILLGAHLSFIIQNSYKYTYTINEINLNFSSKRDISIICIYYLIKNYEENKLPMSTNELSHKLGIAIGVTQDILNMLAKSNFIVEIVTSSDERKYKLSKNIDILSIGYIISEITEIGYSQKVGDESKEILEKIDRARGNFQYDLLLKDIGPNS, encoded by the coding sequence ATGGAATTAACTATAAAAAAATTTATACAGGGTATAAGGAAGCAGATAAGTCAGAGTAATAAATTGGTCTTTAAAATACTAAAGCTGATCTTATTTACATTTGAAAATTATAAAAAAAGCAGATCGGATCTATGGTCATCTGCACTGACGTTTTACTCTCTTCTTACTATTGTTCCGGTAATAGCAATAGCCTTCGTAGTTACCAGGGGATTTGGAGTGGAAAAACTAATAAAAGATGAGTTATATAAAACATTTTTTTTACAGGATGAAATTTTGGATCAAATCCTGATTTTTTCCCAGAGAACATTGGAAAACACCAAGGGAGAATTGATAGCAGGAACAGGAATTTTATTTTTGATCTGGTCAGTAATAAAGATATTTTCTGCAGTGGAAAGATCATTCAATGAAATATGGAAGGTGCAGGAATCCCGGAGTTTTGTAAGAAAACTTACCGATTATATGTCATTAATATTTTTATTTCCATTGATCGTAGTGTTGTCTAATGGACTCTCAGCAATCCTGCAGATTTTTATATTAAAGATACATCCAGGGTTGATAGGAGTCTTAAATTTTATTCCACAGGTCCTTATAATAATATTTTTTACTCTTATATATTTAATTATTCCAAATACAAAGGTTAAACTATCTACAGCATTTATAGCAGGGTTATTTTCAGGAGTTGTATTTCAGATAACACAATCTATCTTTATCCACCTTCAAGTCAGCTTATTAAACTATAATGCTATCTATGGAAGTTTTTCCCTTATACCTATATTTATAATGTGGCAGAAGATAGTGTGGTTTATTATTTTATTGGGAGCTCACTTATCCTTTATTATACAAAACTCCTACAAATACACTTATACTATAAATGAGATAAATTTAAATTTTTCCTCTAAAAGAGATATATCCATTATATGTATATACTACCTCATAAAAAACTACGAGGAGAATAAACTACCCATGAGTACCAATGAACTGTCCCATAAACTGGGAATAGCCATAGGAGTGACTCAGGACATTCTCAATATGCTGGCAAAATCAAACTTCATAGTGGAGATAGTTACATCCAGCGATGAAAGAAAATATAAACTCTCTAAAAATATCGATATTCTCTCTATAGGATATATTATCTCAGAAATTACAGAGATAGGTTATAGTCAGAAGGTAGGAGACGAATCCAAAGAAATCTTAGAAAAAATAGACAGAGCCAGGGGAAATTTTCAATACGATCTATTATTAAAAGATATAGGCCCAAATAGTTAA